The Gammaproteobacteria bacterium region GGTTGCTGCACTGCAATATCGAGGGTTTACGGCTGAAGATTTTGCCTTATCGCACCCTGGAGGCACTTTAGGTAAACGCTTACTTATTTTAGTGCGTGACTTAATGCACATCGGAAATGCGGTACCTCGAGTGACGATAGACACATCACTTCCTGACGCAATTACTGAGATAACCGCTAAAACTTTTGGCATTACTGCAGTCACTCATTCTGACGGCACTTTCTGTGGAGTATTTTCTGATGGCGATATACGCCGAGCGATAGGCACACACAGTCAGCCTAATACAGCCACGATGCGCGAGCTCATGTCTACTCAGCCCAAGACTATTACTCAACATCATCTGGCCGCTGAAGCTTTAGAACTGATGGAGAAACACAAAATCACTTCTCTGTTCATCATTGAGAATAATAAACCCATAGGGATTATTCATCTTCACGATCTATTGCGAGCAGGAATCACCTGATGAGCCTAACAAACTCCATAAAATGGCGTAGCACGCTTATCTATAACTTGATTCTTCTTATGTTTGCTACGCTCACAGGAGGCGTATTATGGAGCATTATGGCGCCATCTCATCAAAAACCTTCTCAACTCACTGATAGTTACGATGCTTTTGCAACTGAAATAGTCTCCACTAAATTTTCTGACCTTGGCGTCAAAAAATATGAGCTCTCATCTCCTCGCTTAAATCACTATAAAACCAATAATCAAACCTATGTAGAGACCCCTGCTCTGTATATATACAACAGTCAAAATGAAAGCTGGTTAATCACCGCGCAATATGCAACTGCAACTCAAGGCAAAAGCGTCATTGAATTTGTACAACACGTTGATGTGTCCGGAGCGGGTACAGTGAACCACAAAAACACACAGTTACTCACCGAAAAAATAAGCTACTATCCGGATAAAAACATGGCAAATACGCCATTGCCAGTGACTATTGTTCAGCCTGGCTCGATAATTCATGCTACAGGCATGGAAGTCGCCTTTAATGCTGGTACAATTGCTTTACTAAGAAAGATTAATGGGAGCTATGATCCTAATGTCAATTAAACTGCCATTGTTTTTATTTGTGCTTGCATTATTCTTGAGCAATCCGCTAATGGCTTTGCCGGATGACAAAGACAAACCCTTACACGTTATCGCAGATAGCGTTGTTGTGAACTATGCTGATGGAATAACCACTCTACAAGGTAAGGTAAAAGTAACCCAAGGGAGCACAAAGCTTCAGGGCAACAAAGTCATTGTTTATACAGATAAACAACAACAGTTGATTAAATTAATCGCCTATGGAAATTCAAATCAACCCGCAAATTACGAAACTTTGCCTACAATAAAAAGTTCCCCATTTATCGCAAACGCCGATATAATTACTTATATGGGGGTAGAGAAGCTGGCTATATTTGAAGGCGACGCACACGCCACCGATGGCACCAATCAATTTACTGGGCCTTCGTTTAAATATTGGACTGAGAAACAAGAAGTAGTCACAGAAAAAGTCGCCAACCAGCGCTCAACTATAATTATTTATCCAGGATCAAACTAAGAAAATGACGATACCTTCTCACACACTTGCAGCATTCGACCTACAAAAAAGTTATAAAAGCAAGACTGTAGTAAACGGCATTTCAATCTCTCTCAATAGCGGTGAAACTGTAGGACTACTTGGCCCAAACGGTGCCGGAAAAACCACGTTATTTTATATGATTGTTGGTCTCGTCAAGCCTAATATGGGCCGCATTCAACTCGATGAGAACGACATTACTTCTGCTCCCATTCATGAGCGCGCACGTTTGGGCATTGGTTATCTCCCGCAAGAAGCGTCTATTTTTCGCAAACTTTCTACCCAACAAAACATTATGGCGGTATTAGAGCTGCGCAAAGAGTTAACCGATACTCAGCGAAAAGAAAAGCTTGAACAATTACTTCAAGAGTTTCACATTACCCATATCCGGGACTCTCGAGGGATTAGCCTTTCAGGCGGAGAACGTCGACGGGTTGAGATCGCCCGTGCCGTAGCACTTGAACCTAAATTCATACTGCTTGACGAGCCCTTTGCTGGAATAGACCCAATTTCGGTGGTAGACATTAAACATATTGTCAATCAGTTAGCCGCAAAAAATATTGGCATTTTAATTACTGATCATAATGTACGAGAAACTCTAGACATTTGCCAAAGAGGGTATATTGTAAGTGAAGGAAAGATTTTATATGAAGGAACTTCACAGCAAATTCTTAATGATAAGCAAGTGCGTGATGTTTACTTAGGCCATGGATTTGGTGCTACGGCATCAGATTTAGATAAACAAGGATATTTTGAACCAAAAACGACCATAGGAGATGATGAAAAATGAACATTAATTACACTTGGCGTAATGCAACTAAATCTGAATCTATTGAAGATTTACTTCATAAAAAGCTCGAAAAACTCGAACGTCATTTTGATAAAGTTAGTCAAATTCATGTGATTTTCGAAACACATGGCAAACAAGAACACACCGCAAAAGCAACAGTTCATCTTCCGGGTATTGAAATTAATGCGCATGCCACAGACGAAGATATGTATAAAGCAGTTGATGCTATGGCGCATAAATTAATTCGGCAAATAGAAGCACATAAAGACAAAATAAATTCACATAAAGGAAAATGCTGCGAGCACGAGCATAATGAAGAAAACTAAATGACGCATCCATCTGTCTCTCTACATGGCGTCTATATGGACATTTTTGGTGTCGGTGTTTTTCTTACCGGCAACAGCGGTATTGGAAAAAGCGAAATCGCACTTGGTTTGATTAGCCGCGGACACCGACTTATTGCAGATGATTCAACAGAATTCTATTTGAGAAAAACCGCAGAAAATTCGGAAATAGTCGGAAAATGCCCGGAAATTCTTAGGAATTTTCTAGAAGTACGCGGATTAGGAATTATTAACATCAAAGAAATGTTTGGCGAAAATGCGATTAAAGATAATGTCACTCTACAACTAGTGACACATCTAACAGACCTGAGCGATGAAGACATTAAAAATAGTGATCGATTACATGGCATGCACAGCAAAATCACTATTTTAGGAAAAGAAGTTGCGCGCGTTGTAGTCCCTGTCGCTGCCGGAAGAAACCTTTCGGTATTAATTGAAACCGCAGTTCGTAATCATCGTCTACGCGTTAACGGATACATAGCAGCCAAAGATTTTATTGACAAACAAAGAGATTTTTTAGATAGCCAACGATAATCATAGAGTGATCCATGACCAGCGCCACCTCCTCCAATCTTATTTTAATTATCACCCATGCGCCTACTGGAAGCAGTTTGACCTCCGCTTTACGCGACATACTACCCAGTCATTTCACTGAGTCGATTCTTGTAGTAGATATTAATATTAACGACACCCCAGAAACAAAAGTGTTTGACGTGCAACAACAACTTTCCAACTGCCCCGCCGAAAGCATTCTAATTCTTACAGATTTAATCGGCGCAACGCCCTACAATATTGCGAGACAAGTCATGTTGAATAGTACCCATAAGCGTTACGCACTAGTTACCGGAATCAACCTGCCAATGTTAGTGAAAGCAGCAAATTATCGGACACTTTCGCTTGAATCATGGGTAGCTCAAGTCACTGAT contains the following coding sequences:
- the lptA gene encoding lipopolysaccharide transport periplasmic protein LptA, yielding MSIKLPLFLFVLALFLSNPLMALPDDKDKPLHVIADSVVVNYADGITTLQGKVKVTQGSTKLQGNKVIVYTDKQQQLIKLIAYGNSNQPANYETLPTIKSSPFIANADIITYMGVEKLAIFEGDAHATDGTNQFTGPSFKYWTEKQEVVTEKVANQRSTIIIYPGSN
- the lptC gene encoding LPS export ABC transporter periplasmic protein LptC is translated as MSLTNSIKWRSTLIYNLILLMFATLTGGVLWSIMAPSHQKPSQLTDSYDAFATEIVSTKFSDLGVKKYELSSPRLNHYKTNNQTYVETPALYIYNSQNESWLITAQYATATQGKSVIEFVQHVDVSGAGTVNHKNTQLLTEKISYYPDKNMANTPLPVTIVQPGSIIHATGMEVAFNAGTIALLRKINGSYDPNVN
- the lptB gene encoding LPS export ABC transporter ATP-binding protein, translating into MPSHTLAAFDLQKSYKSKTVVNGISISLNSGETVGLLGPNGAGKTTLFYMIVGLVKPNMGRIQLDENDITSAPIHERARLGIGYLPQEASIFRKLSTQQNIMAVLELRKELTDTQRKEKLEQLLQEFHITHIRDSRGISLSGGERRRVEIARAVALEPKFILLDEPFAGIDPISVVDIKHIVNQLAAKNIGILITDHNVRETLDICQRGYIVSEGKILYEGTSQQILNDKQVRDVYLGHGFGATASDLDKQGYFEPKTTIGDDEK
- the raiA gene encoding ribosome-associated translation inhibitor RaiA, which translates into the protein MNINYTWRNATKSESIEDLLHKKLEKLERHFDKVSQIHVIFETHGKQEHTAKATVHLPGIEINAHATDEDMYKAVDAMAHKLIRQIEAHKDKINSHKGKCCEHEHNEEN